From a region of the Etheostoma cragini isolate CJK2018 chromosome 22, CSU_Ecrag_1.0, whole genome shotgun sequence genome:
- the cip2a gene encoding protein CIP2A, whose protein sequence is MDMATSLKSLLLAVQHYRDGRTAQNAAQLQKQVEEVSGLKCDQLLSSGQVLPRDCVSGLVELAGNPNTSQTLTSSIISLLAKLACDDDSREILNSSYNLTSTLASVIHCHSATAGEPLVLQCLQVLQKLTYNTRVFQSTNYIHELVAFLMANIQSQNEDIIVPCLGLMANLCRDNHSVQSHIKSLDNVKRFYRTLINFLAHNSLTVVIFTLSILASLTLNEKVGEKLFDAKNIHQTFQLVFNIIVNGNGTQTRKYSVDLLVDLLKNTKIADHLTKYQHFSACVSQVLGLLQSKDPDSAGKVLELLLAMCSVSGLRSLLCEVVFRPAAPKLRAASRRQGAGVEGGRKTESGLALVQWLSSPVDGAESCSLQALQLLNELLEEALGPESVSECVLSFIEMLLPVLLGLLRGLNPSQGDAHIRKHCHRITHVTSLLLILCAEDSTRGLVSRQVSAQLCLQQVESLLTCCHSNSPLICHPPGSDNDLSQVCAEALLTTLELMSKLRQQVKDMETSFYRMLQDQRIVTPLSLALTSQHRERVQTGLSLLFEATPLPDFPSLVLGESMAANNAYRQREAELSVKRVAVQEVPPFSILDCSSGSSRGVHSLVDKIQNGLELQEPVKDSHVSEIIDVYEQKLSAFASKESRLQDLLDAKALALSQADRLIAQYRFQRAQAEAEACKLGCLLKEAERRREDLQGELSRQVLEVERSKADMEELLQHNARLQQDSEEHQALKGAYNSLLNRFNESERLLKELQAAHISLTKQNDTLRKNHEALQLQHEHMASVLEEREEEIRSLRSDLQQKNSDITGLRGELRAEEEKVKEKDQERRELEETVDVLRKELNKTEQARKDASIKASSLELQKSQLETKLKQKEDELNKHSSMIAMIHSLSSGKLKSDVNLSL, encoded by the exons ATGGACATGGCCACGTCTTTGAAGTCCCTGTTGCTGGCTGTCCAGCACTACAGAGACGGCAGGACAGCGCAAAACGCAGCGCAGCTACAGAAACAAGTGGAG GAGGTCTCAGGCCTTAAATGTGACCAGCTGCTGTCCTCGGGCCAGGTTCTGCCCCGGGACTGTGTGAGTGGGCTGGTGGAGCTGGCTGGAAACCCGAACACCAGCCAGACCCTGACAAGCTCCATCATCTCCCTGCTGGCAAAACTGG CCTGTGATGATGACAGTCGGGAGATCCTTAACAGCAGCTACAACCTCACCAGCACCCTGGCGTCTGTCATCCACTGCCACAGCGCCACAGCAGGAGAGCCCCTGGTACTGCAG TGTTTGCAGGTGCTGCAGAAACTGACCTACAACACTCGCGTCTTCCAGTCTACAAACTACATCCATGAGCTCGTCGCTTTCCTCATGGCCAACAT CCAGTCTCAAAATGAGGACATCATCGTGCCGTGCCTCGGCCTCATGGCCAACCTGTGTCGAGACAACCACTCCGTGCAGAGCCACATCAAGTCTCTG gacAACGTGAAGCGATTCTACCGGACTCTGATCAACTTCCTGGCTCACAACAGTCTGACTGTGGTGATCTTCACCTTGTCCATCCTGGCCAGCCTCACTCTGAACGAGAAGGTCGGAGAGAAG CTCTTCGACGCGAAGAACATCCACCAGACGTTCCAGCTCGTGTTCAACATCATTGTGAACGGCAACGGCACTCAGACAAGAAAATACTCCGTCGACCTTTTGGTTGACTTGCTGAAGAACACCAAGATAGCAGATCACCTCACAAA GTATCAGCACTTCTCAGCATGTGTGTCTCAAGTTTTAGGACTTCTACAATCCAAAGACCCCGACTCTGCAGGAAAG GTGTTGGAGCTTCTCCTGGCCATGTGCAGCGTCTCAGGGCTACGTTCGCTGCTGTGCGAGGTGGTTTTTAGACCAGCGGCACCCAAACTCAGAGCAGCAAGCCGCAGGCAGGGGGCCGGAGTGGAGGGCGGACGCAAAACCGAGTCGGGGCTCGCCCTGGTGCAGTGGCTGAGCTCGCCTGTGGATGGCGCTGAATCCTGCTCGCTCCAGgccctgcagctgctgaatGAGCTGCTGGAG GAGGCGCTGGGACCAGAgagtgtgtctgaatgtgtgctGAGCTTCATAGAAATGTTGCTTCCCGTCCTGTTAGGGCTGCTGAGGGGCCTCAATCCTTCACAGGGAGACGCTCACATAAGAAAACACTGCCACCGCATCACACACGTCACCAGCCTGCTGCTCA TCCTGTGTGCTGAGGACTCCACCAGAGGTTTGGTGTCCCGTCAGGTGAGCGCTCAGCTCTGCCTCCAGCAGGTTGAATCCCTCCTCACCTGTTGTCATAGCAACAGCCCCCTCATCTGCCACCCCCCTGGCTCTGACAACGATCTCAG TCAGGTGTGTGCAGAAGCTCTGCTGACGACTCTGGAGTTAATGAGCAAACTGAGACAACAGGTGAAGGACATGGAGACCAGCTTCTACAGGATgttacag GACCAGAGGATAGTGACCCCCCTCTCGCTGGCCCTGACGTCCCAACACAGAGAGCGTGTGCAGACGGGactctctctgttgtttgaaGCCACACCTCTACCAGACTTCCCTTCTCTGGT TCTTGGAGAAAGTATGGCTGCCAACAACGCCTATCGCCAGAGGGAGGCTGAGCTGTCTGTCAAACGCGTTGCAGTGCAGGAAGTCCCGCCTTTCAGCATACTGGACTGCTCCAGTGGTTCCAGCAGGGGCGTCCACAGTCTGGTTGACAAGATACAGAACGGCTTAGAG CTGCAGGAACCGGTGAAGGACTCGCATGTGTCGGAGATCATCGACGTTTATGAACAGAAGCTCTCTGCGTTTGCG TCTAAGGAGAGTCGTCTGCAGGACTTGTTGGATGCGAAGGCTCTGGCTCTCTCTCAGGCCGACCGCTTAATCGCTCAGTACCGCTTCCAGCGAGCTCAAGCTGAGGctgag GCCTGTAAGCTGGGCTGCCTGCTAAAGGAGGCGGAGCGACGTCGGGAGGACCTGCAGGGCGAGCTGAGCCGCCAGGTGCTGGAGGTGGAGCGGTCCAAGGCCGACATGGAGGAGCTGCTGCAGCACAACGCCCGGCTGCAGCAGGACTCAGAGGAACACCAGGCCCTGAAAGGAGCCTACAACAGCCTGCTCAACAG GTTCAACGAGAGCGAGcggctgctgaaggagctgcaggCGGCTCACATCTCGCTCACCAAGCAGAACGACACGCTGAGGAAGAACCACGAAGCCCTGCAACTGCAGCACGAACA caTGGCGTCGgtgctggaggagagagaggaggagatcAGATCCCTCCGTTCAGATCTACAGCAGAAGAACAGCGACATCACAG GTCTGCGCGGGGAACTGCGTGCCGAGGAGGAGAAGGTGAAGGAGAAGGATCAAGAGAGGAGAGAACTGGAGGAGACGGTGGATGTTCTGAGGAAGGAGCTGAACAAGACGGAGCAGGCCAGGAAGGATGCCAGCATCAAG GCGTCGTCCCTGGAGCTGCAGAAGAGTCAGCTGGAGACGAAGCTGAAGCAGAAGGAGGACGAGCTGAACAAACACTCGTCCATGATCGCCATGATCCACAGCCTCAGCAGCGGCAAGTTGAAGAGCGACGTCAACCTGTCGCTGTGA